In Chitinophaga oryzae, the sequence TTTCTTCTTAAACAGCGTGCTAAACGATTGCGGGTGTTCAAAGCCCAGTGCATAAGCAATTTCGCTTACCGATAAATCTGTAGTCGAGAGTTTTTCCTTCGCCTTTTCAATCAACTTCTGATGTATATGCTGCTGTGTATTTTGCCCTGTATGCATACGCAGCAGATCGCTCAGGTAGTTTGGAGACAGGTTCATGAGTTCGGCTATGCGTTGCACCGTTAACAGTTCCTGTTGCGTGGTCGTACCGCCATCAAAATGCTCATCGACAAGACGTTCAAATTTGGCAAGCAGTTGATGATTGTGGTTTTTCCGGGTGATAAACTGCCGCTCGTAAAATCGGTTGGAATATTTGAGCAGCAACTCAATTTGCGACAGGATGATTTCCTGTGTATATTTATCAATATGCTGGCATTCCTTGTCGATCTTGTTCAATATGGCCATAAGATCATCTTCTTCTTCCGCAGAAAGATGCAGCGCCTCGTTTACAGCGTAAGAGAAGAAATTATAATCGTTGATGGCACTTGCCAAAGGATGGGCCAGTAAAAAGTCACGATGAAAAACAAGCAGGTAACCTGATCCGCATTCCACGTTGTTCAGGTCCAGGTATTGAACCTGATCAGGTGCAGTAAAGCTCAGCACCCCCTTATCGTAATCATAATGTTGCTGGCCATACCGTATTTTACCCCTGACTTCCCGTTTGAGGGCAACACAATAAAATTTATTCACAAACCCTTTCCAGATGTCATCTTCCAGGAAAATACTCCCGGCAAGGTTAATTACACTTACCAATGGATGGCGCGGCTCGGGCAGCGAGAGTAAGCGGTGAAATTCTGATACGGATCCGATGACGTTCATCATACTGATTCAAACATTTAAACAGGTAAAGTAGCGGTTGCATTCTAAAAATGCAACCGCACAAAGGCGCTAATCGATAAGCCCCATGCTAAACTCGTCGTATGGATTACCGGTATCAGTACCCAGCGGCACAATACTTTCGAGTTTCGACATGTCGGCTTCATCTAATACAATTTCGGTGGCCGCAATGTTTTGTTCCAGATACTTTCTGCGTTTGGTCCCCGGAATAGGTACGATGCCTTTATTGATAATCCAGGCGAGCGCCAACTGTGAAGCGGTTATCCTTTTCTCCCCGGCCATTGTCTCAATTGCCTTAACCAACTCAAGATTCCTGTAAAAATGAGCTTCCTGAAAACGGGGAATTGCCCGGCGAAAATCATTTTCGGGTAAATCGTCTATGGTCCGGATCTGTCCGGATAAAAAGCCCCGTCCTAACGGGGAATAAGCAACAAAACCTATTCCAAGTTCATTTAAAGTATTCAGTATGCCACGTTCCTCTGCTGTCCGCTCAAACAAAGAATATTCACTTTGCACCACCGTAACGGGGTGAACCGCGTGCGCTCTTTTTATCGTTTCTGAAGATACTTCCGATAGTCCCAGATACCTGACTTTTCCTTCCTTCACCAGCTCGCTCATTGCTTCCATGGTTTCTTCGACGGGCGTATTCTTATCAAGCCGGTGCATATAGTACAAGTCAATATACTCCGTGTTGAGATTTTTAAGAGAACGCTCTACCGCGGTTTTCACATATTCTTTTTTACCGTTAATACCCCAGGTCACTTTGTCGTTAGCATCTATTTCCCAGCCGAATTTTGTTGCAATAATATATTTATCCCTGCTGCCACGTATTGCTTTAGCAATCAGCTGCTCATTTTTGAAAGGACCATACAAATCGGCAGTATCCAAAAAATTGCCCCCTAATTCGAGCGATCGGTGAATGGTGGCTATAGCCTCCTGCTCATCGGCCTCGCCATACATGTTCCCTTCTTCAAAGCCCGTCATACCCATACAGCCCAAACCTATAACCGGCACTACCAGACCTTCGCTTCCCAAATTGATGTTCTTCATATCCATAATTATGATTTTTACAGATCAAACTTCGCGAAGAACATCTTAATGGCCGTATGCAAAACCCGGTAAGTTGTATGCAAATCAAAGATTGGCGTTACTTCATTCATAATTGTCCGATCAGCTCCTGAATATCAACCCTGTTCATATAGTTGGTATCAACAAATTTGTAGGTGATACTGCCATTGGTATCCACTACGAAAATGGCAGGAACAGGCAGTTCGTTATTATCGTTCCCGTTATATTCCGACAGC encodes:
- a CDS encoding helix-turn-helix domain-containing protein, with protein sequence MMNVIGSVSEFHRLLSLPEPRHPLVSVINLAGSIFLEDDIWKGFVNKFYCVALKREVRGKIRYGQQHYDYDKGVLSFTAPDQVQYLDLNNVECGSGYLLVFHRDFLLAHPLASAINDYNFFSYAVNEALHLSAEEEDDLMAILNKIDKECQHIDKYTQEIILSQIELLLKYSNRFYERQFITRKNHNHQLLAKFERLVDEHFDGGTTTQQELLTVQRIAELMNLSPNYLSDLLRMHTGQNTQQHIHQKLIEKAKEKLSTTDLSVSEIAYALGFEHPQSFSTLFKKKTSLSPLQFRQAFN
- a CDS encoding aldo/keto reductase encodes the protein MDMKNINLGSEGLVVPVIGLGCMGMTGFEEGNMYGEADEQEAIATIHRSLELGGNFLDTADLYGPFKNEQLIAKAIRGSRDKYIIATKFGWEIDANDKVTWGINGKKEYVKTAVERSLKNLNTEYIDLYYMHRLDKNTPVEETMEAMSELVKEGKVRYLGLSEVSSETIKRAHAVHPVTVVQSEYSLFERTAEERGILNTLNELGIGFVAYSPLGRGFLSGQIRTIDDLPENDFRRAIPRFQEAHFYRNLELVKAIETMAGEKRITASQLALAWIINKGIVPIPGTKRRKYLEQNIAATEIVLDEADMSKLESIVPLGTDTGNPYDEFSMGLID